In a single window of the Gossypium hirsutum isolate 1008001.06 chromosome A13, Gossypium_hirsutum_v2.1, whole genome shotgun sequence genome:
- the LOC107933274 gene encoding uncharacterized protein, which translates to MEIQHVIHHHPLSLSFIKERSTKAPYCKGCVRKLSGPPYGCENCMFFIHKSCLDEHKAEVQCFFHPCPLTISIFYFSRCFFCFKEIFPSIFSYKCKLNCWFETHVKCALKPIIEYSDEECTIQHFAHAHPLKLVDSNQKDEVICSICQELCSSSSSTYGCMRCEFFLHKSCMKSIPLQLINHRIHPCTLKFISFPYGGVKCDCCGEHIVSRMFSCRACDFDLHVKCAIFPTIDSEDAKEIRHFCHRHTLALVQNDEEYGNEPRCVACAQICLAPTPTFRCSRSCSHFFLHKSCYVKLPYKSYKLKHPSHPDHPLTITSLPYNDHIRTCDACCRGIDSTLLAYSCREYECWFNLHLDCYKVLASITFSGHEHPLTLLEKITGVTCHFCGVNCGNLILRCMPCDINIHLQCLPSAPKTIKHKSHLHPLTLTKSPFEYELNSDEKEDEFYYDVCEQKRNQKELIYYCMECKFIAELKCVFYEVLQLIYENSSFEKEIPKGDVSQKVEFYPEIQKWHVENLLLKRIKLHEGQKELEAKMEQLMEELDGVKIEIRKTEDILGNIVGGDSKLVGGDSKLLIELVKNNSQLRDLFNDAALESVIGSMIYFKTAIERQPLKSARKLDLLQD; encoded by the exons ATGGAGATTCAACATGTCATCCACCACCACCCCTTGTCATTGTCATTCATTAAGGAGAGGAGTACAAAGGCACCGTATTGCAAAGGATGTGTGAGGAAGTTATCCGGTCCGCCCTATGGTTGCGAAAATTGTATGTTTTTTATTCATAAATCTTGTCTTGATGAGCACAAAGCAGAGGTTCAATGTTTCTTTCATCCATGCCCTCTTACCatctccattttttattttagtcgttgttttttttgttttaaagaaaTCTTCCCTTCAATCTTTTCCTATAAATGCAAGTTAAATTGTTGGTTTGAAACGCATGTAAAATGTGCCCTAAAGCCAATCATAGAATATTCAGATGAGGAGTGCACCATTCAACATTTCGCTCATGCTCATCCCTTAAAACTTGTTGATTCCAACCAGAAAGATGAAGTGATCTGCTCCATTTGTCAAGAGCtctgctcttcttcttcttctacctACGGTTGCATGAGATGCGAGTTTTTCCTTCATAAATCTTGCATGAAGAGCATTCCGCTACAGTTGATCAATCATCGCATCCATCCATGCACTCTCAAATTCATCTCATTTCCTTACGGTGGTGTCAAATGTGATTGTTGTGGTGAACATATTGTCTCCCGCATGTTCAGCTGTCGAGCATGTGATTTCGATCTCCATGTCAAATGTGCCATATTTCCCACCATAGACTCTGAAGATGCCAAAGAGATCCGACATTTCTGTCACCGGCATACACTAGCTCTTGTCCAAAACGATGAAGAATATGGCAACGAACCTCGTTGTGTAGCATGTGCACAGATTTGCTTAGCTCCCACACCAACTTTCAGGTGTAGCAGATCATGCAGCCACTTCTTTTTACATAAATCATGCTATGTTAAATTACCTTACAAATCTTATAAACTTAAGCATCCTTCTCATCCCGACCACCCTCTCACCATTACATCCCTTCCATACAATGATCATATCCGCACTTGTGATGCATGTTGCCGGGGCATTGATTCAACTCTCTTAGCATATAGCTGTCGAGAATATGAGTGCTGGTTTAACCTTCACTTGGATTGTTATAAGGTGCTAGCCTCTATTACGTTTAGTGGCCATGAACACCCTCTCACTCTCCTTGAGAAAATAACCGGTGTTACTTGCCATTTTTGTGGTGTAAACTGCGGTAACCTCATCCTTCGATGTATGCCATGTGATATCAACATCCATCTCCAATGTCTTCCTTCAGCTCCTAAAACAATAAAGCACAAATCTCATCTCCATCCTTTAACCCTTACAAAGTCTCCTTTTGAGTATGAGTTAAATTCAGATGAAAAAGAGGATGAATTTTATTATGATGTTTGTGAgcaaaaaagaaaccaaaaagaGTTGATTTACTATTGTATGGAGTGCAAATTTATTGCTGAACTTAAATGCGTGTTTTATGAG GTGTTGCAATTAATTTACGAGAACAGTTCTTTTGAAAAAGAAATTCCAAAAGGTGATGTGAGTCAAAAAGTTGAATTTTATCCAGAAATTCAAAAATGGCATGTGGAAAATCTCCTACTAAAGCGCATCAAATTACATGAAGGGCAAAAAGAATTAGAAGCAAAAATGGAACAGTTAATGGAAGAATTGGATGGTGTGAAAATAGAGATAAGGAAGACAGAAGATATATTAGGCAACATAGTGGGAGGTGATTCAAAACTAGTGGGAGGTGATTCAAAACTGTTAATTGAACTAGTTAAAAATAACTCTCAATTGCGAGATTTGTTCAATGATGCAGCATTGGAATCAGTCATTGGAAGCATGATTTACTTCAAGACAGCCATTGAAAGACAGCCATTGAAATCAGCTCGGAAGTTGGAtttacttcaagactga
- the LOC107933273 gene encoding uncharacterized protein, producing MVEYSDEEYTIQHFTHLHPLKLVDSYQKDEVICSICEELCSSSSSSTYGCMECKFFLHKSCMKSIPRQLINHRIHPCTLIFITYPFWYECDCCGERIFSHMSFSCGACDLNLHVKCALFPTIDSEDAKEIQHFSHPQTLALVQNDEEYGNEPRCVACAQICLAPAPTFRCSRSRDHFFLHKSCYVKLPYKSYKLKHPSHPDHPLTIKSLPYNDHIRTCDACFRGIDSTLLAYSCQKSECKFNLHLDCYKLLPSITFSGHQHLLTLIEKTADVTCHLCGVNCHNFVLRCVPCDINIHFQCHPSAPETIKHKSHLHPLTLTNSPFEFELNSDEEEEEFYCDVCEQKRNQRELIYYCTECKFIAEIKCVFSEVLLLLFEDNSFGKKLQKMM from the exons ATGGTAGAATATTCAGATGAGGAGTACACCATTCAACATTTCACTCATCTTCATCCCTTAAAACTTGTTGATTCCTACCAGAAAGATGAAGTGATCTGCTCCATTTGCGAAGAGCtctgctcttcttcttcttcttctacctACGGTTGCATGGAATGCAAGTTTTTCCTTCATAAATCTTGCATGAAGAGCATTCCGCGACAGTTGATCAATCATCGCATCCATCCATGCACTCTCATATTCATCACATATCCTTTCTGGTACGAATGTGATTGTTGTGGTGAACGTATTTTCTCCCACATGAGTTTTAGCTGTGGAGCATGTGATCTCAATCTCCATGTCAAATGTGCCCTGTTTCCCACAATAGACTCTGAAGATGCCAAAGAGATCCAACATTTCTCTCACCCGCAGACACTAGCTCTTGTCCAAAATGATGAAGAATATGGCAACGAACCTCGTTGTGTAGCATGTGCACAGATTTGCTTAGCTCCCGCACCAACTTTCAGGTGTAGCAGATCACGTGACCACTTCTTTTTACATAAATCATGCTATGTTAAATTACCTTACAAATCTTATAAACTTAAGCATCCTTCTCATCCCGACCACCCTCTCACCATCAAATCCCTTCCATACAATGATCATATCCGCACTTGTGATGCATGTTTCCGAGGCATTGATTCAACTCTCTTAGCATATAGCTGTCAGAAATCTGAGTGTAAGTTTAACCTTCATTTGGATTGTTATAAGCTGCTGCCCTCTATTACGTTTAGTGGCCATCAACACCTTCTCACTCTCATTGAGAAAACAGCCGATGTTACTTGCCATCTTTGTGGTGTAAACTGCCATAACTTCGTCCTTCGATGTGTGCCATGTGATATTAACATCCATTTCCAGTGTCATCCTTCAGCACCTGAAACAATAAAGCACAAATCTCATCTCCATCCTTTAACCCTTACAAATTCTCCTTTTGAATTTGAGTTGAACTCGGATGAAGAAGAGGAGGAATTTTATTGTGATGTTTGCGAGCAAAAAAGAAACCAAAGAGAGTTGATTTACTATTGCACCGAGTGCAAATTTATTGCTGAAATCAAGTGCGTGTTTTCTGAG GTGTTACTGTTACTTTTTGAGGACAATTCATTTGGAAAAAAACTCCAAAAGATGATGTGA